The Acanthochromis polyacanthus isolate Apoly-LR-REF ecotype Palm Island chromosome 5, KAUST_Apoly_ChrSc, whole genome shotgun sequence genome includes a window with the following:
- the LOC110970239 gene encoding protein LSM14 homolog B-like produces the protein MSAGGGTPYIGSKISLISKAQIRYEGILSSVDTDRSTVALAKVKSFGTEDRHTDRPVPPKDEIYEYVIFRGSDIKDITVSEPPKPHYGLPRDPAIVQSSIGSSSAGYHPRWSPYRDMMPTYNQLAASSLLNQQYNAALGLVPGLHGPTRRVPMVEQAVQTVPLASAAQKKGKTSTQPQSRQPGRPTQRSGRDVSQVQKENAPTSRVPSQPSAPKTQGQGTENQKQRQKQGSRRSRNRRRGQLLVKNPKATTLEFESDFDFETANAQFKDDLTKEVVVEKVDSGEAQDSQEEETLGEKYYDKTKCFFDNISSDLKPRRTTWAEEKKLNIETFGVPGRFLRGRGFRGRGRKGPSATEQRALPKVGSGRV, from the exons ATGAGTGCTGGAGGAGGAACTCCTTATATTGGCAGTAAAATAAGTTTGATTTCCAAGGCACAGATTCGCTATGAGGGAATTCTGTCTTCTGTAGACACAGACCGGTCCACGGTGGCTTTGGCTAAAG ttaAATCTTTTGGCACAGAGGACCGCCACACAGACAGACCAGTTCCACCCAAAGATGAAATTTATGAATATGTCATCTTCAGAGGAAGTGACATCAAAGATATTACTGTGTCTGAGCCTCCAAAGCCACACTATGGTCTTCCTCGAGACCCCGCTATTGTTCAG TCATCCATTGGCAGCTCCTCTGCTGGGTATCACCCACGCTGGAGTCCATACAGGGACATGATGCCCACCTACAACCAGCTGGCTGCTAGTTCTCTACTCAACCAGCAGTACAACGCTGCACTGGGCCTCG TGCCAGGACTTCACGGCCCAACCAGAAGAGTCCCCATGGTGGAGCAGGCTGTCCAGACGGTGCCTTTGGCCAGTGCTGCACAGAAAAAGGGGAAGACTTCAACACAGCCACAGAGCAGACAGCCTGGCCGTCCAACCCAGCGATCTGGTCGAGATGTCTCCCAGGTTCAGAAGGAGAATGCACCCACCA GTAGGGTGCCATCCCAGCCAAGTGCACCCAAGACTCAAGGCCAAGGAACTGAAAACcagaagcaaagacaaaaacaag GCAGTCGCAGGTCCAGGAACCGAAGAAGAGGCCAACTTCTTGTGAAAAACCCCAAGGCTACAACTTTGGAGTTCGAGTCAGACTTTGACTTTGAAACCGCAAATGCTCAGTTCAAAGATGATCTTACAAAGGAGGTTGTCG TGGAGAAAGTTGATTCTGGGGAGGCCCAGGACAgccaggaggaggagactctAGGAGAGAAGTACTATGACAAGACCAAATGCTTCTTTGACAACATCTCATCAGATCTTAAACCGAG GAGAACTACCTGGGCAGAGGAGAAAAAATTGAACATTGAAACATTTGGAGTTCCTGGTCGCTTCCTGAGAGGCAGAGGATTCAGAGGCCGCGGACGCAAAGGACCGAGCGCCACCGAGCAGCGAGCCCTCCCAAAGGTTGGCAGTGGGAGGGTGTAa
- the cdh27 gene encoding cadherin-like protein 26, which produces MYPTDIMFCFFLLCCYLPSAARSEPLSRHKRTWIIDSFYIEEGNPGPFPYVLGTVHIDRSYRTFFELFGEGVDEEPMGVLSIHKDTGELSVHKAVDYEEKTLLKLRFQAKKMDLSIDTRLGIEIYIRDINDNPPLFQRNLYEITVGEESTQGSNLMTVFAHDRDQRGSPNSTFHYVIKSVSPKVPYTEFFVDKLGGISFKGCLDHEVAEMFTVLVEAKDHGEVISLSSSTTVVIHVQDGNNHLPVISGQTGISKVTEHETGSSPLRLHVTDKDTTNSLAWRAKYSIHGDEGEHFRVETDPDTNDGILTVVKPLDFEAGAQRQLSISVENEAPYFSCTVKDKMSSGLWNVETSKGYNGAIQPHSVKVIIEVEDANDPPVFSVTVKEAMLEENAAVGTWVEKMTAVDPDTSHASAFVYKVGHDPAGWVTVDPHTGDITTVKTPDRESPHVVNGLYTVLLHAVDKGEPPQTGTATLQIHVTDQNDNVPQPTVDYVDICMSDGPTTTNVTAFDPDGNPFGGPFTFELLGNVNGKWKLNPAYGFTAGLVKESDVYAGPHSVDLKISDMQGQFGVYNLSVTVCDCTVIPNCQSRRDTAMKAASGALGVVFASLFLLLFMLLMAIFISCKREFKTLPDEDFSNDTLLASNTERPGTDCKVPDSVLTVSPEKKHHRTTMWQSQHDGMQNTQFSAKQNHVVQNVIYNHKRDDFSYLFSENQNQSQMTWNALVANGHSHSHQFEDRSTINYLHKRSPSCTMDTAILTLLHRRLSTLQETEKDLLDYKPHLYAEEGDSNRASDLERIYVADDDAFQKALKDLGPRFNQLASICKPPQI; this is translated from the exons ATGTACCCAACAGACATCATGTTCTGCTTCTTCCTCCTG TGCTGTTATCTGCCAAGTGCAGCGCGCTCAGAGCCACTGAGTCGTCACAAAAGAACTTGGATCATCGACTCCTTTTACATTGAAGAGGGGAACCCAGGACCTTTTCCTTATGTGCTGGGAACG GTCCATATTGATCGGAGCTATCGGACTTTCTTTGAGCTGTTTGGAGAAGGAGTAGATGAGGAGCCGATGGGGGTCCTCTCCATCCATAAAGATACTGGTGAACTGTCGGTCCACAAGGCTGTGGACTATGAGGAGAAGACACTGCTTAAG CTGAGATTTCAGGCCAAAAAGATGGACTTATCAATTGACACAAGATTAGGAATTGAGATTTACATACGGGACATCAACGACAACCCGCCACTGTTTCAGAGGAATCTGTATGAAATCACTGTTGGGGAGGAAAGTACACAAG GCTCCAATCTCATGACTGTGTTCGCTCATGACAGAGACCAGAGGGGGTCACCAAACTCAACCTTCCACTACGTAATCAAATCTGTGTCTCCAAAGGTTCCATACACTGAATTCTTCGTTGATAAGCTGGGAGGAATTTCCTTTAAAGGATGTTTGGATCATGAG GTGGCTGAGATGTTTACAGTGCTGGTGGAGGCCAAAGACCACGGTGAAGTCATCAGCTTGTCCAGTTCAACCACTGTAGTCATTCATGTCCAGGACGGCAACAACCACCTTCCTGTCATCAGCGGTCAAACG GGCATCAGCAAAGTGACAGAGCATGAGACTGGATCCTCTCCTCTGCGGCTGCATGTGACGGACAAAGACACCACGAACAGTCTGGCATGGAGGGCCAAATACAGCATACATGGAGATGAAGGAGAGCACTTCAGGGTGGAAACTGATCCAGACACGAATGATGGAATCCTGACTGTTGTAAAA CCTTTAGACTTTGAGGCAGGCGCACAGAGACAGCTGTCGATCTCGGTGGAGAACGAGGCGCCATATTTCTCCTGTACAGTGAAGGACAAGATGTCCTCTGGTCTCTGGAATGTTGAAACCAGTAAAGGCTATAATGGTGCGATTCAGCCTCATTCTGTAAAAGTCATCATCGAAGTGGAAGATGCCAACGACCCCCCAGTGTTCAGTGTGACTGTCAAAGAGGCCATGCTGGAGGAGAACGCCGCCGTTGGAACCTGGGTAGAGAAAATGACCGCTGTGGATCCAGACACCAGTCATGCAAGTGCTTTTGT TTACAAGGTGGGACATGACCCTGCCGGCTGGGTGACAGTGGATCCTCACACAGGTGACATCACTACAGTGAAGACACCCGACAGAGAATCTCCTCATGTTGTTAACGGCCTCTACACGGTCTTACTGCATGCTGTTGATAAAG GTGAGCCACCTCAGACAGGCACAGCTACACTGCAGATCCACGTGACCGACCAGAATGACAACGTGCCACAGCCAACAGTGGACTATGTGGACATTTGTATGTCTGATGGCCCCACGACAACCAACGTCACAGCCTTTGATCCGGATGGAAATCCCTTTGGAGGGCCTTTCACATTTGAACTGTTGGGGAATGTCAATGGAAAATGGAAACTGAATCCTGCATATG GTTTCACAGCCGGCCTGGTGAAGGAGTCCGATGTGTACGCTGGTCCACACTCAGTCGATCTGAAGATCTCTGACATGCAGGGACAGTTTGGTGTTTACAACCTCAGTGTGACCGTCTGCGACTGTACTGTGATACCAAACTGCCAAAGTCGCCGAGACACTGCAATGAAAGCTGCCTCTGGAGCTTTAGGCGTAGTGTTCGCCTCactgtttttacttttat TTATGCTGCTGATGGCAATCTTCATCTCCTGCAAAAGAGAGTTCAAAACTTTGCCAGACGAGGATTTCTCCAATGATACCCTCCTCGCTTCAAACACCGAGAGACCAGGAACAGACTGCAAG GTGCCTGACAGTGTCCTCACGGTGTCTCCTGAAAAGAAACATCACAGAACTACTATGTGGCAAAGTCAACACGATGGGatgcaaaacacacaattttcAGCAAAG CAGAATCATGTGGTGCAAAACGTCATCTACAATCACAAGAGGGACGATTTTTCCTACCTATTCAGTGAAAATCAGAACCAG TCTCAGATGACCTGGAATGCTCTCGTTGCCAATGGCCACAGCCACTCCCACCAG TTTGAAGACAGGAGCACAATAAATTACCTCCACAAAAGGAGCCCTAGCTGTACAATGGACACAGCAATCCTCACCCTGCTTCACCGG AGGCTCTCCACTCTCCAGGAGACAGAAAAGGATTTGTTGGACTATAAGCCTCACCTCTATGCAGAAGAAGGAGACTCCAACAGAGCCTCAGATCTGGAGAGGATTTACGTCGCTGACGATGATGCATTTCAGAAAGCGCTGAAAGATCTGGGCCCGAGGTTCAACCAACTGGCTTCCATTTGCAAGCCACCACAAATCTGA
- the si:ch211-253b8.5 gene encoding dysbindin domain-containing protein 2, with protein MSSSSANLHSKRLPSETERGQRLPDVDAAQQLKLRERQRFFEEVFQHDVDVYLSSAHLCIRDYKRPPIGSISSMEVNVDLLDQMELIDISDQEGLDVFFSSVGEEGVLTSPLPVQGNNNNEEAISNGLFRHVLESLDAKSRISSTSSDSSSDSQTPNANGGDTPVVGSDDEEANTSTMKRRVVSPEREEVKTQNPSS; from the exons CGGAGACAGAGCGTGGCCAGAGGCTGCCAGATGTGGACGCAGCGCAACAGCTCAAGCTAAGAGAGAGACAACGTTTCTTTGAGGAAGTCTTCCAACACGATGTGGATGTCTACCTGTCCTCTGCACACCTTTGCATCAGAGATTACAAGAGAC CTCCTATTGGCAGCATCTCCTCTATGGAGGTGAACGTGGACCTGCTGGACCAGATGGAGCTCATTGACATCTCTGACCAGGAGGGTTTGGATGTTTTCTTCAGCTCTGTTGGAGAAGAAGGAGTTCTGACTTCTCCACTGCCAG TTcaaggaaacaacaacaacgaggAAGCCATCAGTAATGGACTCTTTCGACACGTCCTTGAGAGTCTTGACGCCAAGTCCCGCATCTCCTCCACATCTTCAGACTCCTCCTCCGACAGCCAGACCCCCAATGCCAACGGAGGAGACACGCCTGTGGTCGGATCAGACGATGAGGAAGCAAACACGAGCACAATGAAGAGGAGAGTCGTGTCcccagagagagaggaggtgaagaCCCAGAATCCATCTTCATAG